The sequence GAACGACATGGTAGCCGGTCGGCCAGACCGCGGGTAGCCGACCGGCTAGATGGCAGATAGCCGATCGGCTAGACGATGGGTAGCCGATCGGCTATTCTCGCCGCCCATGCGACGAACCACCGGCGAGACGATCATCTTCTGGACATTACCCGCGGTCGCGGTTATCTGGCTCGCGGCGTTCTTCCTGTTCCCCGGCTTCCTGCCGCCGATGTCCCCGCGGTCCTCAGCCACCGAGGTGGCGTCCTTCTACCGTGACCACACGGCCCGGATCCGCTACAGCATGATCCTGCTCAACTGGTTCTGCGTGGCGTTGATCCCGATGCTGATGCTGATCGTGGAGCGGATGCGCGATATGGCTCATCGCACGCCGGTACTGCGTTATTGCATGATCGGCTGCGCGGGCGCCGCGCCCATCACGTTCCTGACCGCGACCATCTTCTGGCTGCTGGCGGCATTCCGGCCGGATCGCTCGCCCGACCTCACGCTGCTCTTCAACGACCTCGCCTGGGTCACGTTCACCTGTGGCGTTCCCTTCCTCGTCGCGCAGAGCCTTTTCCTGGCGCTGGCGATCGGCCTCGACGAGCAGGACGTGCCGGTGTTCCCGCGGTGGGTCGCCTACTTCAACGTGCTGATCGCGGTCGCGCTGGTGCCGGCGGGATTCGCCGGGCTGACCCGCAGCGGCGTGTTCGCCTGGGACGGGTTCCTGTCCTTCTGGGTCAAGAACGTGGCCATCGCGCTCTGGATCGTCGTGATGTCGGTTGTCCTGGGCAACGCGATGCGGCGCACTCCGACCGGGGCACCCGCTGGGACCGGCATCGAGGCCGCCGCGTGAGGCGGGCCGCCTGGCTCCGCGACCCGAAGCGCGAGCTGTGGTTGATGTGGTACGCGACGCTCGTCTTCTACAACCTGTACACGGTCGTCTTCTTCATCCTCACCCGCACCCAGCCCCCGGCGGCGCCCTGGTTCGACGCCAGCCAGGCGACCGCCTGGTTCGCGCACCGCCACGAGGGCCTTTTGGTCGGGTTCTCGTTGATCTTCGTCTTCGGCGGTCTCCCGATGACATCCACCGCGCTGATCGCGTACTCGATCCGGCGGATGTCGGTCAGCCGCGCCTTCGCGTATTCCTACCTGATTCTGTACGCGGTCAGCGCGGTCCCCGGGCTTATGATCATCTGCCTGGCGATGACGGTCGGTGCCATGCGGCCCGACCGCGACCCGGCCATCCAGCACTGGCTCTACGACCTCGGGTTCCTGTCCTTCTCCGGCACGATGGGCGTCTTTCTCGTCGGCTCGCTGATCTGGATGGTCGCGATCCTGCTAGACAAGAACCGCGTCTTCCCCAAATGGTTCGGCTACCTGAACCTCTGCAACGCCCTGACCGAGGTCGTCGTCTCACCGTCCTGGATCGTCAGCCACGGCGTCTTCTCCTGGAACGGCACCATCGCCTGGTGGATCGACGTGGTCGTCTTCGGTCTCTACACCGGCGTCTTCATCACCTTGCTCCGCAATATGATCATCCGCGAGGACTTCGGCACCGGGCCGCTGCCCGACCTCCCTGCGCGCAGACCGCGCACGCGCGCCGTGGCGGAGGTGGCGTCGTGACGACCGCGCAGCCGACGGCCCCGACGGCGCAGAAGGCCCCGAAGCGGGTGCCCGGCGAGGCGGGCATGTGGTTCTTCGTCCTCTTCGAGACCCTGATCTTCACCTCGTACTTCGGCGTCTACCTCTACTACCGCGCCCAGCACGAGGCCGCGTACCTCCAGGCCCAGTCGCATCTCGACCTCTGGCTCGGAGTGCTCGGCACGATCGCCCTGCTGACCAGCTCGTGGTCGGTGGCCCGGTGCGTCCAGACGGCGCGCGCCGGCCGCTACCAGACCGCCCTGCGGGACGCGGCCCTGACCGCTGGCTTCGGCGTCGTCTTCCTCGGGCTCAAGATCGCCGAGTGGGCCCGGCAGATCCACGCGGGCAACACGTTCACCAGCAACGACTTCTTCCAGTACTACTTCTTCCTCACCGCGATCCACTGCATTCATCTGCTGATCGGCTTCGTCGTCCTCGGCGTCCTCGTCCATCAGCTCTCGAGCCCGAGGCGACGCTCGCAGGAGGTCATCGAGACCTGCGCCACCTACTGGCACACCGTCGACTTCCTCTGGGTGCTGATCTTCGCTCTGCTCTACGTCGTGAGGTGACCGTGGGAACCACATTCAACAAAAGACTGCTCGCCGTCTGGCTCGTCCTGTCGGCCATCACGGTGATCTACCTCGGGATCGACCACTCGGCCGAGGACCGGGGCGCCCCGGCCGCGAGCACGGTCGTCACGGTCAGCGCGATCGCGCTCGCCCTGGTCAAGGTCCGGATCATCATGCGGGAGTTCATGGAGGTCAGGCACGCACCGCCGCTGCTCTGCCGCCTCACCGATCTCTGGGTCGTGCTGATGGCCGCCAGCCTGGTCGCCATGTACTTCGCCGGCAAGGCCGCCAGCTGACACCGGGCCGGCACGACGGGCCTCGTCCGCGTCCTGAGCGACGCGGCGAGGCTACCGGTCGGACCTGCTCGGGATGAACAGCGCGACGACGAGGCCGAGCACGGTGATGACCAGCAGCGTCGTGAGCGAGAGGGCGAAGGGCCGGCCGCCCGGGTGCGTGGCGGCGACGAGGATCGAGCCGGCCAGTGCCGTTCCGAGTGACGACCCCAGATTGGAGATGCTCCGGGACAGGCCGGAGATGTCACTCTGGTCGCTGTCCGGGAAGCTCGACTGGACGAGGTTGACCGCGGCGGTGAGCATGACGCCGACGCCCAGCCCGGTCAGCAGGAGCCCGGGAACGAGGCTCAGGTTCCCCGACGTGGTTCGGACCAGGGCGAGGGAAACGGCCATGCCCGCCGCGGTCACGACAAAGCCCGCCTGGATGAGCGAGCGTTGCGAATGCCGGCTGGCGAGCCGTTCCGCGGCCGCCGAGGCCAGGAGAATCCCGGCGCTGGCCGGAGTGAGCATCAGCCCGGTCTGGATCGCGTCGTACTTCCAGACCTGCTGGAGGAAAACGCTGATGACGAAGAAGGTGCCCTGCATCGCGAGCCACTGGACGAGCTGAATGCCAAGACCCAGGTTGGCCGTCCGGTTGCGCAGCAGGCGGCGGCGCAGCAGCGGCTCCTTGCCCTTTCGTTCGCGCGCGTGCAGGTACCGGAAGAACCAGCCGAGGATGGCCACGCCGACGGCGATGGACAGCCATACCGGAGACATCCCGCCCTTGGAGATCAGGACCGTTCCCCCGACCGAGAAGTCCTTGCGGGAGACGAACCAGCCGTAGGTGTTGGTCTGCAGGATTCCGAGCACCAGGAAGAACAGACCGGCCGCGGACAGCACGGCGCCACCCAGGTCGAAGGGCGGCCGCGGCTCGGGCCGCGGCTGGTCGGCAAGATTGCGGGACAGATAGATGATCCACGCGACCACCACGACCTGGGTCAGGAACAGGGCCCGCCAGCCGATCAGGCCCGTGATCAGCCCGCCGATCAGCGGCCCGGCCGCGGATCCCAGGGCACCGGCACCGCTGACCACGCCGAAGTACCTCGCCCGTTCCCTGACCTCGGTGAAGGTCACGGTGACGAGGATGTACACCGGCGGAATCATGAGCGCGGAGCCCACGCCCTCCAGGATCGAGTTACCGACGATCATCACGCCCAGACCCGGCGCGAGCCCGGCCAGCAACGCGCCGACACCGTAGACGGCCAGGCCGGCGATGAAACACGTCCGCCGGCCCCAGAGATCCGACAGCTTGCTGCCAGGGACCATCAGCGCGGCCATGGTGAGCGTGAAAAGCGTGATCGTCGTCTGCACGCCGATGACGGTGGTGTCCAGGTCCTTCGCGATCGCGGAGATGGCCACGTTCAGGCTGGACGCCGCATAGCTGCAGATGAACTGCGCGAGCGCGAGCGGGAGGACGACCGCGCGGGCGTCGATCCGCGCCGGGCCGCCGGTCGACGGTTTCAGCGTGGTCCTCCTCGAGCCTGCGTCCAGTCGGCTGGTGAGCGGTTGGCCGCCGGCCGCGCGGGCCGCTACCTCGGCGTGTTCTCCGCCGCGTCGAGCTCGTCGTCCAGCGCCATGGCCGCCGCGACGAGCGCGAGGTGCGTGAAAGCCTGCGGGAAGTTGCCGAGCTGCTCCCCGGAGGGGCCGATCTCCTCGGCGAAAAGGCCGACATGGTTGGCGTAGGTCAGCATCTTGTCGAAGGCGTACCGGGCCTGGACCAGCCGGCCGGACCGGGCCAGCGCCTCGACGTACAGGAAGCTGCAGAGGTTGAAGGTGCCCTCGGAACCGCGCAGCCCGTCGGGGGACGCTTCGGGGTCATAGCGGTAGACGAGGCTGTCGCTGACCAGCTCGTGGCCCATGGCGTCGAGGGTGCTCAGCCAGGCGGGGTCCTGGGGAGACAGGAATCCGACCCGGGGCATGAGCAGCAGCGACGCGTCCAGCACGTCGGTGTCGTAATGCTGGACGAACGCCTGACGCTTCTGGCTCCAGCCGCGTTCGATGATCTGGTTGAAGATCGCGTCGCGGGCCCGGGTCCACCCAGGAATGTCCGCGGGACGAGAGGCCGCGGTCGCGAGGCGAATGCCGCGGTCGAAGGCGACCCAGGTCATCAGCCGGCTGTAGGTGAAGTCGCGCTGGCCGCCGCGGGTCTCCCAGATTCCCTCGTCGGGCCGGTCCCAGTGCTCGGTCAGCCAGTCGAGCATGGCGGCGAAGGCCTGCCAGCCGCGGACGCCACCGATGTCGCCGGCGAGGCCGAGCGCGTCGGCGGCCTCTCCGTAGATGTCGAGCTGGATCTGGTCGGCGGCTGCATTTCCGACCCGGACCGGCGACGATCCGCGGTAGCCCTCGAAGTGGTCGAGCGTCTCCTCGGTCAGCTGGGGGTCGCCGTCGATCCGGTACATGATCTGCAGCGGCTCACCGGACGCCGTGCCGCCGTCGGTGAGCCGGTTGCGCAGCCACCGGCGGAAGGCCTGAGCCTCCGTGGTGAACCCAAGGTCGATCAGTGACCGGACCGAGAGGGACGCGTCCCGGATCCAGGTGTACCGGTAGTCCCAGTTGCGTTCTCCACCGATCTGCTCCGGCAGCCCGGCGGTGGCCGCGGCGATCGGGGCACCCGAGGGCGCGTAGGTCAGCAGCTTGAGGGTGATCGCGGAGCGGTAGACCTCGTTCTTCCACCGGCCGCGATAGGTGCAGGAACGCAGCCAGGTAAGCCAGAAGCGCCGGCAGGACTCCAGATCGTCCCTGAGGTCCTTCAGCGACAGCGGTTCCGGCTCGGCGCTGCCCGGAGCGTCGCTGGTCAGCACGACGGCGGCGACCTCGCCGGCCGAGAGGGTGAAACTCGCCGAGACATCGGTGGAGTCGGACTCGAAAGCGATGGGCCCGGTGGCCTGAAGCCGCAGATCGGCGTTGGGGCCGTGAAAGAGCACCGACCGGCGGTCGAGCTGGGTGACGGTATGCGGCGCGCGGCCGTAGTCAAACCTCGGGCGGCAGGTAAAGGTGAAGCGGAGCGTTCCCCGCACCACCCGGGCGACTCTCAGGAGGCGGTGCTGGTCGGTCGGCACCGTGGTGTCCAACGGTTCCATGAAGTCGGCGACCTCGCCGACCCCGCTGGGCGCCATGAAGCGGGTAATCAGCACGGCGGTGTCCGACAGGTACAGCTGGCGGACCGCCAGCCCGCTCTCGGCCGGCAGATCGGCGGCGAGCCGGCAGTATCCACCGCGCTCGCTGTCGAGAAGAGAGGCGAAGACGCTGGGCGAATCGAACCGCGGCGTACACCACCAGTCGATGGATCCGTCGGAGGACACCAGCGCTGCGGTCTGCAGATCCCCGATCATTCCATGGTCGGCGATCGGAGGGTAGCTACTCACGGTCCCGCTCCTTCGGTCAGAAGCCATCGGCCGGTGCGCTCCGGGGTTCTGAGCGTGCGCTCGATCGCGGCTCGGCGCACGCCGACGGCCAAGCCGTTGCGCGTAGTCTGCGGCCGATACTCCCGGACCTCCCCGAATGCCGTCGGGCCCGAAAGTCCCGGAGGTCCCGGTTCAGGCCCGGCCGGGGGAATTGCTCGCACGTCACCATCCGTGACTGATCGAGTCGACAGTTTCGCCCCGCGGCGGGATTGTGCAGACGTTACCGGCTACGGGACGGAGGACGACATGGTGGCTACCCAGGACCTTGCTTATGACTATCCGGTGCTAGGCGCCTTCTGGACGATGCTCTGGATCTTTCTCTGGGCGATCTGGCTGGTCCTCGTCATTCGAGTGGTTGTCGACATCTTCCGAGACAGGGAATCGAGCGGATGGGCGAAGGCCGGCTGGCTGGCGTTCGTCCTGATCCTGCCCTTCTTCGGGATCCTCGCCTATGTCATCGTTAAGGGGCAGGCCATGGCCGACCGGGACTCGCGCCGGGTCGAGGACCAGCGCAGCACGCTCAACGCCTACATCCGCGACGTGGCCGGCGGGAGCAACAAGGACGTCGACGACCTGACCAGGCTTTCCCGGCTGCGGGCCAGCGGTGACATCACCGACGCCGAGTTCCAGCGCGCCAAGGAAAAGATTCTGCATTGAGATCGAACCTTTTCCGCTGCCGTTGACGAATGGGGCCGACCTGGGCCAGGAGACGCATAGCTGGAAGAGGCACAGTGGCTGCCGGCACGCCGTTCACCGCCGGCCTCGGCGGTGAACGGCGGCGGCCCGGCAGCGACGAGCAGGATCTGACCGCGAATCCCCGGCGAGGCCCCAGGGAGGCCGACGATGACCATCCTTGCCACCGCTCCCCCGGCGCATCGTCCGCCGCGGCGGCCCGCCGAAGGAGAGCCGAACGGCAGCAGGCAGCACGGCTCTCGCCAGCACGGCGCCGGGCCGGACGCGGCGCGGCGCGCGGACCAGGGAAGAGCCGCCCGGGCCTCGGCCCCGCGCCGAGCCCACGCCGAGTACGTCTCGGCGCCGGACCGGGCCGACCCGATCGACCTGATCGACCGGCAGTCACGCAGCCGAGTGCCCGAACTGGTCCCCCTCCGCTACCAGCGGATGACGGAATCGCCGTTCAGGTTCTACCGGGGCGCCGCGGCGATCATGGCCTCGGATCTCGCGGCCACGCCGACCTCGGGCCTCACCGTCCAGCTCTGCGGAGACGCGCACCTGCTGAACTTCCGGCTGCTCGCCTCGCCCGAGCGACGGCTGGTGTTCGACATCAACGACTTCGACGAGACCCTTCCCGGCCCGTGGGAGTGGGACGTGAAGCGGTTCGCCACCAGCCTGGTCATCGCCGCGCGCGCCAACGGCTTCGGCTCGGCCGAACGACGGGGGATCGTCACAACGGCGGTCGGGGCCTACCGCGGCTGGATGCACCGGTTCGCGACGATGACCAACCTCGACGTCTGGTACGCCCACATCGACGTCGACGAGCTGGCCCCGCGGCTCACGGACGCGCTGGGCAAGCAGGCCTCCAAGCGTGTGTCGCGAGCGACCTCGCGGGCCCGGTCCCGCGACCGGCTGCGGGCGTTCGCCAAGCTCACCGAGGTTGTCGACGGTGAACGACGATTCGCCGCCGATCCTCCGCTGCTCGTCCCGATCAGCGAGCTGCACACCGGGAGGGATCGGGACCTGCTGATGCGATGGCTCAGCTCGATCGTCGAGGAGTACTCCGCCACGCTGTCGGCCGACCGGCGCTCCCTGCTCGCCCGGTACCGCCTCGTCGACTTCGCCCGCAAGGTCGTCGGCGTCGGCAGCGTGGGCACTCGCTGCTGGGTCGCGCTGCTGCTCGGCCGCGACGACGGCGACCCGCTCCTGCTGCAGATCAAGGAGGCCGAGACGTCGGTCCTGGCCGATCACCTGTCCGGGAGCGCGTACGGCAACCAGGGGGAACGGGTGGTCGCCGGGCAACGCCTCATGCAGGCCGCCAGCGACATCTTCCTCGGCTGGCAGCGGGTGGACGGCCTTGACGGGCACAAGCGCGACTTCTACGTGCGGCAGTTGCAGGACTGGAAGGGCATCGCGGAGCCGGAGCGCATGGACCCCGACGGCCTGGCGCTGTTCGGGCGCCTGTGCGCGGCCACCCTCGCGCGGGCGCACGCGCGGTCGGGCGACAGCATCGCGATCGCGGCCTACCTGGGCGGTGGGACGACGTTCGACCGGGCGGTCGGCGCCTTCGCGGAGGCGTACGCGGACCAGAACGAGGCCGACCACGCCGCACTGGTCGAAGCGGTCCGCAGCGGCCGGGTCAGCGCCACCGCGCCCTGACGACAGCGTCGATGTGTTCCGCGCGACCGGAACCTGGAGGGGCCACGCTCCACGGGCGAGGAGCTCGGCGTCAGTCCGGGCGGAAGTCGGTGATTCCCGTGACGCGGCGGTACGTCCCCGGGGCGAGTCCGTACTCCCGCTTGAAGGCCTTCGCGAAGGCGAACTCGGAGGTGTAGCCGACGCTGTGGGCGACGACGGACAGCGGTACGTCCTGTTGGCGCAGCATCCGAGCCGCGGAGGTCAGACGCCAGCGAGTGAGGTAGGTCAACGGCGGTTCGCCGACCAGCGCGGTGAACCGCCGGGTGAAGGTGGCACGAGAGACCCCGGCAGCGGCGCCCAACTGCTCGACCGTCCACGGCCGTGCAGGATCCCGGTGCATCCGGTGGAGGCTCGGGCCCACGGCCGGGTCGGCGAGCGCCCGGCTCCAACCGGACGGATGGTCTTCCTGCCAGGCCCGCAGGATGTAGACCAGGAGCGCGCCGACAAGCGAGGACACGATCGCCTCGGCGCCAGGCTCCTGTTCCTCGACCTCGGCGCCGAGCAGGTCCACCGCCGCGTGCAGCCCGTTTCGCCGCCGGTTCGGCAGGTGTACGACGTCGGGAAGGGTGGCCAGCAGCGGATGCGGCCGGCGCTTCTCCAGCCGGTAGGCGCCCGACAGCAGGACCGTCCGCGCGCCACCCGCCACCCCGGCGACATGCTCGTGGCCAATCCGGGTGGACTGCCGTTCGCGGTCCAGCCGGAAGGTGACGGCCGGGGTGGTCGGGGCGTCGGCCAGGGTGTGTTCCGTCCCGCCGGCGAGCAGCACCACGTCCCCTGCCCGCAGCGCCCGCGGCTGGTCATCGCCGCTCGACAGCCAGCAGGTGCCCTGCAGGACGACGTGGAACCCGAATCCCTGGTTTCCCCCGAACCGCAGCCCCCAGGGCGCATGGGCCCGGGTGCGCGCGCACAGGGTCGGCCCGGTCTCCAGGGCCGCGAGCACGTCGGTGAGGACATCCACTCATTGATCATATCCAGACCGGCGCCAGGATGAGCCGATCGGACATGTTTCCAACCTGTCCGGACATTGTTCGTCGCAAAAGATGATTCATACAGTCGAGCCGGCGAACAGAGCTCACCATTCCGGCGAGAGAGTTGAAATCATGGACTTGCAGTTGCGCGACAAACGGGCGTTGGTCACCGGCAGTTCCAGCGGCATCGGCCGAGCCATCGCGCTCTCCCTCGCCGAGGAAGGTGTCGACGTCGTCGTCCATGGCCGAGACGCCGACAGGGCGCAGGCCACCGCGGACGTCATCGTCAAGGCTGGCGGCCGGGCGGTGGTGGTCCTGGGCGACCTGGCCGAGGACGCGGCGGCGGCCCGGGCCGCCGCCGAGGCCACCGCCGCCTTCGGTGGCATCGACATCCTGGTCAACAATGCCGGAACGGCCGAGGACACCGGCTGGGCCGGGGCGACCGCCACGGACTGGCTCAGCCTGTACGACAGCAACGTCGCCTCCGCCGTGCGACTGATCGGGGCGCTGACGCCGGGGATGCGGGACGGCGGATGGGGTCGCGTCATCCAGATCGGCAGCGCGGCCAGCCCGTACCCGCTGCCGGAGCGGGCCGCCTACAGCGCCGCCAAGGCGGCGATGGCCAACCTCACGGTCAGCCTGGCCAAGGAACTGACCGGCACCGGCATCACCGCGAACACGATCAGCCCTGGTCCGACGCTGACCGACAGGTTCCGGGAACTCACCTCCTCCTTCGCCGAAAGCCACGGGCTGAGCGACAGCGCGGCGGCCATCCGCGCGCTGCTCGACGGGCCCCTGGCCTGCCCGTCGGCCCGGCTGGTCGAGCCGGCGGAGATCGCCGCCCTGGTCGCCCTCGTCGCCAGCCCGCTGGGCGCCTCCATCAACGGGGCCAACCTCCGGATCGACGGTGGCTTCACCCCCACCGTGAACTGACCGGCGACCAGGCGCGGCGGGCCGGCCCCGGCCGCCGGCCAGCGCCGCCGGGACGCGACTACGCCGGCCGCGGTCGGGCAGACCGTCGGGGAGTCTCGTGGACCAGTGCGTCCCGGGCACCGCGGGCTCGGTGGAGCGAAGGAGATCGCCGTGCTGATGAGAGCGGCCCGCATGTACGGCTACCACGAACCGTTGCGGCTAGAGGAGATCCCGGTCCCCACCCCGGAGCCGGACGAGGTCCTGGTGAAGGTGTCGGCCGCGGGGATGTGCCGCAGCGACTACCAGTTGATCGAGGGCTACTTCGAGCAGGCCGCGCCGCTGGAGTTCCCGGCCGTTCCCGGACACGAGGTCGCCGGCCGGGTGGCCGCCACCGGCTCCGCCGTCCCGCGTTCGGCCGGCCTGTCCGAAGGCGACCAGGTCGTGGTCAACCCCGGGTGGGGCGATGGAACGTGCCGCCAGTGCCATGAGGGCAATGAGCAGCTCTGCACCGGAAGCGGCGGGTGGATCGGCTTCGGGCCTCCCGGCGGTTTCGCGGACTACGTGGCGGTCCCGCGGCGCCACCTGATCCGGGTGCCGGGCGGTGACCAGAAGGCGGAGCATCTCGCGCCGTTGACCGATGCCGGGCTGACTCCCTACCGCGGGGTCAAGAAGCTGCGGGCGGGCGGCAAGCTCGGACCGGGGCGGACCGTGGTGGTGGCCGGCATCGGCGGCCTCGGCAGCTACGCCGTGCAGTACGCGAAGCTGCTCGGCGGCGGCGCGACCGTGGTCGCGTTCTCCCGGACCGACGAGAAGCTGGCGCTCGCCCGGCGCAACGGCGCCGATCACACCGTCAACACCCGCGACCTGAAGCCCGGCCAGGTACAGGACGAATTGGAGGCACTCACCGGCCGCCGGACGGTCGACGCGATCCTGGACTGCGCGGGCGCCCCCGCGTCGATCACGCTCGACTTCGAGATTCTCGCGGCCGAGGGCGTGGTGGTGTCGGTGGGCCTCATGGGTACCAAGGTCGAGGTTCCGCTGAACGTGATCGTAGGAACCGAGCTCTCGTACTTCGGTTCGTTCTGGGGCAACTACAACGACCTCACCGAGGTCCTCGCCCTCGCGGCCGCGGGGCGCATCCAGCACAGCGTCACCACGGTGACGTTCGAGGACATCAACGACAACCTCCAGGCACTCGCCCGCGGCGACGTCGTGGGCCGCCAGGCCATCGTCTTCGCCTAGCGCGGCCTCCGGCGGAACTCGCCCGTTCCGGCGTGCCCATGATCGCCGGCTCGGCCCTCCAGTGGTTGCGGCTGGGGCTGTTTCGTAGCCACCGGAGGGCCAAGACGCCGATCAAGGCAGCAGCCGGACGGCTGCGGCCACGGCACTGGCCGCGGTTCGATGCGCTCGGCGGGGATTTGGGCGGAACCGGTTCCTTGAGGAGCCATCCTCTGCGAGACTGCAATTTACATAGCTAAATTTGCAGGATCGTCGAGGAGGACGTGGTCGTGGAACAACTCCCCGCCGCGCGAACCGCCAGGTGGTTCGCCGAGCAGCGTGTCCGGGCCGTGGGCAGAGCCGAGCGGCTCGTCCGCGGCACGTCGAGCCGCTTACGCCTTGCCGGAGTCGGCCTGGCCGCCGTGGGCGTCACCGCCGCCGTGACGATCGCGGGCTGCGCGCCTCCCGGCGGCATCGTCACGTCGCACCCGTCGCCGTCGGCCAGACCGCTGCACGCCGCCCTGTCGGTGGCGAAAATCGGCTGCGACGACTCCGGCGGGACGGCCAAGCTGGACGCCTCGGGAACGACCGGTGGGGCCGGTCCGCTGACCTACGCGTTCGCCTTCGGCGACGGAACGACCGCGGCCGCCGCCTCAACGGCGACCACAAACCACCTGTACGCCAGGAACGGGCCGTTCACGGCGACCGTGACAGTGCGCGACGCGTCCGGCGCCACGGCCACGGCGACCGCCACCGTCACCTTGCTCCACCTCGCCGCGAGCCCGACGTCGGTAACGGTCGGGCAGTCCGTGACGTTCACCGCCACCGGCATCTGCGCGGGCGCTCGCATCGACCTGAATTCGGGCGGCTATGCCGGTTACTACTACGGTGAACCCAACGCCCACAACTTCTGGGAGGACAACCCTTACACGACCACCTTCAGCGCCCCAGGGACGCTGCACTACAGCGCCCACTGGTCGGAGATCAATCCGTATTCGGACTCCAACGTCGTGGCGATAACCGTGACCGCCTAGCTCGGCCGTTTTCCGTTACCGCGACCGAGAGCCATTCCTGAGCCGGCGTCGCTGGGTGTGGCGGGACCGCTGGCCCCGCCACACCCAGCGACAGCCAGGGACGGACCCTCGCCGTCCGTCCGCGACTGACCGTTCATCCCGTGCTGTAGGTGCTGCCCCCACCCGAGCGACCGGCGGAATGATCGCCGTTTTCGCCCTCACGTGGTCGTGAATCGGGTCTTCTCGCAACCGTCTGAGGGCCAAAACGGCGATCACGTCGGCCGGTGGCCGCGCCGGCCGGGTTGGCGGCCGCGCCCGTACGGCTGTCAGGGCAGAGGGCGCGCGCGCTGCCTCTGGGTCGTCACTCCGGCTCCGGCCCTGGTTACCACCATCCCCGTCGGCGGGCCCAGCGCAGAAGTGCGGCGGACATGGCCACCATCACGGCGAGGGTCGCGACGAGTGGCCAGACCTGGGTGTGGTCGTTGACGATGACGTTCATCCCGAGAACCGAGGAGAGGGCTGTGATCGGTAGGGTCACGGCGGCGATGACGGCGAACCGCTCGGCGGCGATGGTCATCTTTGTCTCGGTCCGGGTGCGGTAGAACTCGATCACTCCCTGCAGATATTCGCGTTGGTTGT is a genomic window of Pseudofrankia inefficax containing:
- a CDS encoding NAD(P)-dependent alcohol dehydrogenase, which translates into the protein MRAARMYGYHEPLRLEEIPVPTPEPDEVLVKVSAAGMCRSDYQLIEGYFEQAAPLEFPAVPGHEVAGRVAATGSAVPRSAGLSEGDQVVVNPGWGDGTCRQCHEGNEQLCTGSGGWIGFGPPGGFADYVAVPRRHLIRVPGGDQKAEHLAPLTDAGLTPYRGVKKLRAGGKLGPGRTVVVAGIGGLGSYAVQYAKLLGGGATVVAFSRTDEKLALARRNGADHTVNTRDLKPGQVQDELEALTGRRTVDAILDCAGAPASITLDFEILAAEGVVVSVGLMGTKVEVPLNVIVGTELSYFGSFWGNYNDLTEVLALAAAGRIQHSVTTVTFEDINDNLQALARGDVVGRQAIVFA
- a CDS encoding PKD domain-containing protein, whose amino-acid sequence is MEQLPAARTARWFAEQRVRAVGRAERLVRGTSSRLRLAGVGLAAVGVTAAVTIAGCAPPGGIVTSHPSPSARPLHAALSVAKIGCDDSGGTAKLDASGTTGGAGPLTYAFAFGDGTTAAAASTATTNHLYARNGPFTATVTVRDASGATATATATVTLLHLAASPTSVTVGQSVTFTATGICAGARIDLNSGGYAGYYYGEPNAHNFWEDNPYTTTFSAPGTLHYSAHWSEINPYSDSNVVAITVTA